One part of the Leucobacter triazinivorans genome encodes these proteins:
- the dprA gene encoding DNA-processing protein DprA, which yields MGTINELAADERTARIILAIASEPGDAVTGRMIRTVGATETVARAIGAEVPVGPDGDTWQRRLAPRIDAAQTERVIADAERHGMRVLIPGDAHWPSGIDALGDRAPFALWARGDTELLTEPVWERLTITGARASTGYGEHVTAELVQSAVDEGHRVFSGGAYGIDGAAHRAALASGGPTVAVLAGGLDRLYPAGHTDLLTRVSKQGLLLSELPPGAAPTKWRFLQRGRLLAALSGTVIVAEAGYRSGTLHTAARAVEIGRPVGAVPGPVTSAASAGCHRLLRDGLATVITGYDDIRELLSTVRDGAHRRVRERAGLENDPLDTDPPGARRNGRGMGL from the coding sequence ATGGGCACGATCAACGAGTTGGCTGCGGATGAGCGCACGGCGAGGATCATCCTCGCCATTGCCTCCGAGCCAGGAGACGCCGTCACGGGGCGGATGATCCGCACCGTCGGCGCCACCGAAACTGTCGCGCGAGCCATCGGAGCGGAGGTTCCGGTGGGGCCGGATGGTGATACTTGGCAGCGGCGTCTCGCACCACGTATCGACGCTGCACAGACTGAGCGGGTGATCGCGGATGCTGAGCGTCACGGGATGCGGGTGCTGATCCCTGGCGATGCGCACTGGCCGTCCGGGATCGACGCGCTCGGAGATCGTGCACCGTTCGCACTGTGGGCGAGAGGCGACACCGAACTGCTGACGGAACCCGTCTGGGAACGGCTCACGATCACTGGGGCGCGAGCCTCGACCGGGTACGGGGAGCACGTCACGGCGGAGCTGGTGCAGTCCGCGGTGGACGAGGGCCATCGGGTGTTCTCCGGTGGCGCGTACGGGATCGACGGGGCCGCGCACCGTGCCGCACTCGCGTCCGGCGGCCCGACGGTCGCGGTGCTGGCTGGCGGGCTCGACCGGCTCTACCCGGCCGGGCACACCGATCTGCTCACTCGCGTCAGCAAGCAGGGGCTGTTGTTGTCGGAGTTGCCGCCGGGGGCGGCGCCGACGAAGTGGCGGTTTCTGCAACGCGGCCGCCTCCTCGCCGCCCTTTCCGGCACCGTGATCGTCGCGGAGGCGGGATACCGTTCGGGCACTCTGCATACCGCCGCCCGGGCGGTCGAGATCGGCCGCCCGGTGGGTGCGGTGCCGGGGCCGGTGACGAGTGCGGCATCGGCGGGGTGTCACCGGCTCCTGCGCGATGGTCTCGCCACGGTGATTACCGGTTACGACGACATTCGCGAACTGCTGTCCACGGTTCGTGACGGGGCGCATCGTCGGGTGCGTGAGCGGGCGGGGCTCGAGAACGATCCCCTCGACACCGACCCGCCCGGTGCCCGGCGGAACGGGCGCGGTATGGGGTTGTGA